The following DNA comes from Anaerolineae bacterium.
GGCCCGTAGCCTAGAACCCGGGTTCTAGGCTACGGGCCTCACTCCTTCCAGCGCCTTCGCCATCCGGTCCAGGGCTTCCTGCAGCACCCCCCGGCTGCAGGCGAAGTTGAGGCGAACGAACCCCTCGCCTTGGGCGCCGAATGTCGCCCCGTCGCTCAGGTCCACCCGGGCCTCTTCCAGGAAGAACCGGGATGGCCCGCCGGGCAGGGCCAGCTCCCGGCAGTCCAGCCAGGCGAGGAAGGTGCCTTCCACCGGCGTTATCCTCACCCCGGGCAGGTTCGCGGCCACGTGGGCAGCCAGGAAGTCGCGGTTGGCCTCCAGGTAGGCTAGCACCTGCTCCAGCCACTCCTGCCCCTCGCGGTAGGCAGCGAGCGCCGCCACGAAGCCCAGCACGTTGGGCTCCCCTACCAGTCCCGCCCGAGCCAACTGGTATCGCCGCCGGAGGGCCTCGTCCTCGATGACGGCGAAGGCGCAGTGCAGGCCGGGGATGTTGTAGGTCTTGCTGGGCGCCATCAGAGTGACGGTGCGCCTTCCCACTTCCGGCGCCAGGGAGGCGATGGGGATGTGCTCGTACCCGCGGTACACCAGGTCGCAGTGGATCTCGTCGGAACAGATGATCACCCGGTGACGCAAGCACGTCTCCGCCAGGCGCTCCAGCTCGGCCCGGGTGAACACGCGGCTCACCGGGTTGTGAGGGCTGCAGAGCAGGAAGAGCCCGGCCTCGGACGCGGCCTCCTCGAAGGCATCCCAATCCACCTGATAGCGACCCCCTTCCCCGCGAACCAGGGGCGCCTCCAGTCGCCTGAGGCCGTGCCTACCCGGCGCACTCAGGATGGGAGGGTACACCGGCGGTTGCACCAGCACACCGCGCCCCTCGGCAGCCAGAGCGCGGCAGGCCAGGTTGAAACCGGCTACCACCCCAGGCAGGAACACCAGTGCCTCGGTCGGCACCTGCCAGCGGTACAGCCGATACAGGCGGTCCACTATGGCCTCCCGCAGGCCGGCAGGCTCGCACCCATAGCCGAACACACCGTGATCCACTCGCTCATGGAGGGCTCGAACCACCGGCTCCGGGCACAGGAAATCCATGTCGGCTACAGGCAGGGGCAGCACGCCCGGCGGGCAGGTGCTCCACTTGG
Coding sequences within:
- a CDS encoding putative C-S lyase; the protein is MIYDFDTPVDRRLSDSSKWSTCPPGVLPLPVADMDFLCPEPVVRALHERVDHGVFGYGCEPAGLREAIVDRLYRLYRWQVPTEALVFLPGVVAGFNLACRALAAEGRGVLVQPPVYPPILSAPGRHGLRRLEAPLVRGEGGRYQVDWDAFEEAASEAGLFLLCSPHNPVSRVFTRAELERLAETCLRHRVIICSDEIHCDLVYRGYEHIPIASLAPEVGRRTVTLMAPSKTYNIPGLHCAFAVIEDEALRRRYQLARAGLVGEPNVLGFVAALAAYREGQEWLEQVLAYLEANRDFLAAHVAANLPGVRITPVEGTFLAWLDCRELALPGGPSRFFLEEARVDLSDGATFGAQGEGFVRLNFACSRGVLQEALDRMAKALEGVRPVA